One genomic region from Glaciimonas sp. PAMC28666 encodes:
- a CDS encoding bifunctional 2-polyprenyl-6-hydroxyphenol methylase/3-demethylubiquinol 3-O-methyltransferase UbiG translates to MMKNLSDIAHFERLYQQDADPWQLQQRWYEQRKRALTLACLPQPRYRSAYEPGCGNGMMTVALAQRCDQLIASDGAPTAVQLTKERVLQEAPHASVSVEQHALPGQWPQQQFDLILISEIAYYLAIPAFRELQAKAVVSLAPGGTLILCHWRGVFEDRAQPTEAVHGAFHDDPALHSLCRYEDAEILIEAWSNSA, encoded by the coding sequence ATGATGAAAAACCTTTCCGACATTGCGCATTTCGAGCGCTTATATCAACAGGATGCCGATCCCTGGCAGCTGCAGCAGCGCTGGTATGAGCAGCGCAAACGCGCACTGACACTGGCCTGCCTGCCGCAACCCCGCTACCGCAGTGCTTACGAACCGGGCTGCGGAAACGGAATGATGACCGTCGCGCTGGCGCAGCGCTGCGACCAGCTGATTGCCAGCGACGGTGCGCCCACCGCCGTGCAGTTGACCAAAGAGCGGGTATTGCAGGAAGCGCCGCACGCCAGTGTCAGCGTTGAGCAGCATGCACTTCCTGGCCAGTGGCCACAGCAGCAATTCGACCTGATTTTAATAAGCGAAATTGCCTATTATCTCGCTATACCAGCCTTTAGGGAGTTACAGGCGAAAGCCGTCGTATCACTTGCTCCAGGAGGAACACTTATTTTATGCCATTGGCGCGGCGTGTTTGAAGACCGTGCGCAGCCCACCGAGGCGGTTCACGGCGCTTTTCACGATGATCCGGCATTGCATAGTCTATGTCGTTACGAAGATGCGGAGATTTTGATCGAAGCCTGGTCCAACAGCGCGTGA
- a CDS encoding PIG-L deacetylase family protein, with protein MAALNTKKLTQPGNVAPRIEGRGTPDADWQRWAGLQQVRNISLSELVPQGVRVLIIAPHPDDEVLGCGGLLQMLAAGDYEITLIAVTDGSASHPGSRIWSPERLAWVRPAETTEALQRLSVDDIKVVRARIQDGNVKRYQRPLAALIARLAQPDDVIFSTWRYDGHPDHEATYRAAVAAALHCGARLIELPIWMWHWARPGDPRIPWHRMRRLALDQPVIERKRAAVRCYRSQLESDDSTGSGPILPIHVLERLLHPQEFYFL; from the coding sequence ATGGCCGCTTTGAATACCAAAAAACTTACGCAACCAGGCAACGTGGCGCCCCGCATCGAAGGTCGCGGCACCCCCGACGCCGACTGGCAGCGCTGGGCTGGACTGCAACAGGTACGCAATATTTCGTTGTCGGAGTTGGTCCCGCAAGGTGTTCGTGTATTGATTATCGCGCCGCATCCGGATGACGAGGTACTCGGGTGCGGCGGTTTGTTGCAAATGCTGGCAGCCGGCGATTACGAGATCACGTTGATCGCGGTAACCGACGGCTCCGCAAGTCACCCGGGATCGCGCATCTGGTCCCCCGAACGCTTGGCGTGGGTGCGACCTGCTGAGACAACTGAAGCCCTGCAGAGACTGAGTGTAGACGACATTAAAGTGGTCCGTGCCAGGATTCAGGACGGGAATGTAAAGCGGTATCAAAGGCCGCTCGCCGCCCTCATAGCGCGCCTGGCGCAACCTGACGACGTTATTTTTAGCACCTGGCGCTATGACGGACACCCCGACCATGAGGCCACTTACCGTGCTGCAGTCGCCGCCGCCTTGCATTGCGGGGCACGTCTGATTGAACTGCCTATCTGGATGTGGCATTGGGCGCGTCCCGGCGATCCGCGTATTCCCTGGCATCGCATGCGCCGTCTGGCGCTGGACCAACCGGTGATCGAACGCAAAAGGGCAGCCGTCAGGTGTTACCGCAGCCAGCTCGAAAGCGACGATTCCACCGGATCCGGGCCGATTCTACCAATCCATGTCCTTGAGAGATTGCTCCATCCGCAAGAATTTTATTTTCTCTGA
- a CDS encoding acyl-CoA dehydrogenase family protein, which translates to MDQKIENTLSTNKVVSPDDINHFFGAMPSVDVTTMLKALIAAGLDQLPMPGQGDTIARWRILAAVAAHNLSLLKLYEGHTDALAILHEIGGFATPENSVWGTWCAEPPDARVLLRADTTSTEVRLSGRKAWCSGAKDISHALVSCWNIASEPCLAAVQLDQPGVTITSDGWHAVGMADSASVDTLFKNAKAVQIGLPHAYLRRPGFWHGGAGIAACWFGAASALAAALHQQLRQLPPTVAADPYRLLHLGSIDVALTAAAAVMRESAEAIDRRPEIDGMLPALRARLAVEAAATAVLAAATRALGAGPLCRDAQFARMAADLPVFLRQSHAERDLAQLGKVIAGKIQPWPL; encoded by the coding sequence ATGGATCAGAAAATTGAAAATACGTTATCGACCAATAAAGTCGTCAGTCCCGACGATATCAACCATTTTTTCGGCGCAATGCCCAGCGTCGATGTAACTACTATGTTAAAGGCGCTGATCGCCGCTGGGCTGGATCAATTACCGATGCCGGGGCAGGGTGACACAATCGCGCGCTGGAGAATATTGGCCGCAGTCGCAGCGCACAATCTTAGTCTGCTTAAACTCTATGAAGGCCACACCGACGCGCTTGCCATTTTGCATGAAATAGGCGGCTTTGCGACACCGGAGAACAGCGTGTGGGGAACCTGGTGTGCAGAGCCGCCGGACGCACGCGTCCTTTTACGCGCGGACACAACATCAACCGAAGTGCGCCTGAGTGGCAGGAAAGCCTGGTGTTCGGGCGCAAAGGACATCAGTCACGCGCTGGTCAGTTGCTGGAACATTGCAAGCGAACCCTGTCTGGCCGCGGTGCAACTGGACCAACCCGGAGTGACCATCACATCGGACGGTTGGCACGCCGTCGGTATGGCCGATAGCGCTAGCGTGGACACGCTGTTCAAGAATGCAAAAGCGGTACAAATCGGGTTGCCGCATGCGTATCTGCGGCGGCCTGGATTTTGGCATGGCGGCGCTGGTATCGCAGCTTGTTGGTTTGGCGCTGCGTCGGCGCTGGCTGCCGCGCTCCACCAACAGCTACGCCAGTTGCCACCTACAGTTGCGGCGGACCCATATCGTCTGCTCCATCTGGGGAGCATCGACGTTGCGCTGACAGCTGCTGCAGCCGTAATGCGAGAGTCAGCCGAGGCCATCGATCGGCGCCCCGAGATTGATGGCATGTTGCCGGCGTTGCGGGCGCGCCTGGCAGTGGAAGCCGCGGCAACAGCGGTCCTTGCCGCAGCCACCCGGGCGCTGGGTGCAGGACCGCTGTGCCGTGACGCCCAGTTTGCCCGCATGGCAGCAGATTTGCCCGTTTTCTTGCGTCAAAGCCACGCAGAACGTGATCTGGCGCAATTGGGAAAGGTCATCGCCGGAAAGATCCAGCCATGGCCGCTTTGA
- a CDS encoding glycosyltransferase family 2 protein, which yields MIGIVVPAHDEEELIGHCLATLLHAGTDPLLGGEETTIVVVLDACSDGTKYIVQQYAARTAGQRCVVECIEIEARNVGIARAAGARYVLERASRWLAFTDADSRVSPAWLSIQLNLNVDVVCGSVMVDDWSPHKEFASMLCEHFARTYNDNDGHRHIHGANLGVSAELYIKAGGFSPLACHEDVALVAALEKIGARFAWSAAPRVITSARIKARAIGGFADTLLGVVAGRRTA from the coding sequence ATGATAGGTATTGTTGTTCCTGCACACGATGAGGAAGAGCTGATCGGACATTGTCTGGCAACGCTCCTCCATGCGGGCACCGATCCTCTACTTGGCGGCGAAGAGACCACCATCGTCGTGGTGCTCGACGCTTGTTCCGATGGCACAAAATATATCGTGCAGCAATATGCCGCCCGCACAGCGGGACAACGCTGCGTTGTCGAATGCATCGAAATCGAAGCCCGTAATGTCGGCATTGCCCGCGCCGCTGGAGCACGCTATGTGCTGGAACGTGCGTCCCGCTGGCTCGCCTTCACCGATGCTGATTCGCGGGTCTCACCAGCGTGGCTGTCGATCCAGCTCAATCTCAACGTTGACGTGGTCTGCGGCTCAGTCATGGTGGATGACTGGTCGCCGCATAAGGAATTTGCTTCGATGTTGTGTGAGCATTTCGCCCGGACCTACAACGATAATGACGGCCATCGGCATATTCATGGGGCAAATTTGGGTGTCTCCGCTGAGCTATATATCAAGGCGGGAGGGTTTTCACCGCTCGCTTGCCATGAAGATGTGGCGCTGGTGGCGGCGCTGGAAAAAATCGGCGCCCGCTTTGCCTGGAGCGCTGCGCCTCGTGTCATCACCAGCGCCCGTATAAAAGCCCGGGCCATCGGGGGATTCGCCGATACTTTATTGGGTGTCGTAGCGGGGCGCCGGACCGCCTGA
- the xdhA gene encoding xanthine dehydrogenase small subunit, with protein MSTAIQTTATSGAASSPIRFFYRGEVHTVDSAAPTRTILQHLREDLHCTGTKEGCAEGDCGACTVVIGELGADGVQMKSVNSCIQFLPTLDGKALFTVEDLKQQDGGLHPVQQAMVECHGSQCGFCTPGFVMSLWDLYLKNEGVQSTPCLTATSQQRPAQGLASTPWQPLQRKDIDVALSGNLCRCTGYRPIIDAAHRMGELPVVHFDRETLQASLQKLQRDEMFAYSYGGQQFYAPRTLQQLVEVRARFPAARMLAGSTDVGLWVTKQMRDLGDIIFLGRVKELATVTTKDGQLEIGAGVTLNDAYAALSAHYPELLEMWQRFASLPIRNAGTLGGNVANGSPIGDSPPWLIALGAEVVLRGPLGQRVMPLEALYLDYMKKDMQADEFVESVRVPLPRADTQFRTYKLAKRFDQDISAVCAAFSVVMEGDVIGAIRIAFGGMAATPKRAAKAEAALVGQPWDEIRLQAAMALLAEDFAPLSDMRASSTYRMKTAQNLLRRFWLETRTDAPLRADQVNAFACA; from the coding sequence TTGTCTACTGCCATCCAAACGACCGCAACATCCGGCGCAGCCAGCAGCCCAATTCGCTTTTTTTATCGTGGCGAGGTGCATACGGTTGATAGTGCCGCCCCCACTCGCACCATTCTTCAGCATCTGCGCGAAGATTTACATTGCACCGGCACCAAGGAGGGTTGCGCTGAAGGCGATTGCGGTGCCTGTACCGTTGTGATCGGCGAACTCGGTGCGGATGGCGTGCAGATGAAATCAGTCAATTCCTGTATCCAGTTTTTGCCAACGCTGGACGGCAAAGCCCTATTTACAGTCGAGGATCTGAAGCAGCAGGATGGCGGCTTACATCCGGTGCAGCAAGCGATGGTGGAATGCCATGGCTCTCAGTGCGGTTTTTGTACGCCCGGTTTTGTGATGTCGTTATGGGATTTATATCTTAAAAATGAAGGCGTTCAGTCGACCCCGTGTTTGACCGCAACGTCTCAACAGCGTCCGGCGCAGGGCCTGGCATCAACGCCATGGCAACCTTTGCAGCGGAAAGATATCGATGTAGCGTTGTCTGGAAACCTGTGTCGTTGTACCGGATATCGTCCGATTATCGATGCCGCGCATCGTATGGGTGAGTTACCGGTCGTTCATTTTGATCGTGAAACATTACAGGCGTCGCTGCAAAAACTGCAGCGTGACGAAATGTTTGCCTATAGCTACGGGGGGCAGCAGTTTTACGCGCCCCGTACCCTGCAGCAATTGGTAGAGGTGCGTGCGCGCTTTCCTGCGGCGCGCATGCTGGCGGGCTCGACTGACGTTGGTTTGTGGGTTACCAAGCAAATGCGCGATCTGGGCGATATCATTTTTCTGGGGCGGGTTAAAGAGCTTGCGACAGTCACGACCAAAGATGGTCAGTTGGAAATCGGTGCGGGCGTAACCCTCAATGATGCATATGCAGCACTCAGTGCGCACTATCCTGAACTACTTGAAATGTGGCAACGTTTTGCTTCGTTGCCGATCCGCAACGCTGGCACGCTGGGCGGCAACGTCGCGAACGGCTCACCGATTGGCGATTCTCCGCCATGGCTGATCGCACTCGGTGCCGAAGTGGTGTTGCGCGGACCTTTAGGGCAACGCGTGATGCCATTGGAAGCGTTGTATCTGGATTATATGAAAAAAGACATGCAGGCCGATGAGTTTGTCGAATCAGTCCGGGTTCCGCTCCCACGTGCTGACACCCAGTTCCGTACGTATAAACTGGCCAAGCGTTTTGATCAGGACATTTCTGCGGTGTGTGCTGCGTTTTCGGTGGTGATGGAGGGGGATGTGATAGGTGCCATACGGATTGCTTTCGGTGGCATGGCGGCAACCCCAAAACGTGCCGCCAAAGCCGAAGCGGCGCTGGTGGGGCAGCCGTGGGATGAAATCAGATTGCAAGCCGCCATGGCGCTGCTTGCAGAAGATTTTGCGCCGCTCTCAGACATGCGCGCATCCAGCACCTACCGGATGAAAACAGCGCAAAATCTGTTACGTCGGTTTTGGTTGGAAACGCGCACCGATGCCCCATTGCGGGCCGATCAGGTTAATGCGTTTGCATGCGCCTGA
- a CDS encoding argininosuccinate lyase, with protein MPRSYLKTMPKSVLSTFPRQLSMLALIPLMTWSLACAAADAPTGKDLHDNFHFLGEMNKASTIMVVETGIVPPALGKKIASAVDQVIQNGDQPGAKRPADYLQYEPLILAIAGPDGSRMHSGRSRQDILSTTRRLMQRERALKLMDAMNKSKAEFLALAAKHLDTIVPAYTNGVQAQPTTYAHYLLAFASVFGRDSTRLKEAYARLNQSPLGSAALGTSSFPIDRPRLAELLGFDGVIENSYDATQLGALDQGVELVTLCSNAALMIGILMQDIHTQYHQPYPWIMIQEGHLTGTSSIMPQKRNPYALNILRLQASDIVGGSMTFQIEAHNVTPGMPDYKRDQVEKTLDLTTDAFVKLADLMDNLIIDKQRSLEEVDDDYSTTTELADILQRDSNIPFRVGHHFASDLVTYGRIHKFKSRDIPFDIVQQKYAEAVKAFGFTDTQFPLTQERYKKALTAQNMLASSKGLGGPQRSETERMLAVENEKLKQDVSWLKTQQDKLARAQDNLDKTFHKLEN; from the coding sequence ATGCCCCGCTCATATCTCAAGACCATGCCAAAATCCGTTCTATCCACATTTCCGCGTCAGCTCAGTATGCTGGCCCTGATCCCGCTCATGACATGGTCGCTGGCTTGTGCGGCAGCTGATGCACCAACTGGCAAAGATTTACACGATAATTTCCATTTTTTGGGCGAGATGAATAAAGCCTCTACCATCATGGTGGTAGAAACAGGGATCGTACCGCCTGCGCTGGGCAAAAAAATTGCCTCAGCGGTCGATCAGGTTATCCAGAACGGCGACCAGCCCGGTGCCAAACGACCGGCCGACTATTTACAATATGAACCGCTAATCCTCGCCATCGCTGGGCCGGATGGTTCGCGCATGCACTCTGGACGTAGCCGTCAGGACATCTTGTCAACCACACGTCGTCTGATGCAACGCGAACGCGCCTTGAAGCTGATGGACGCGATGAACAAATCCAAAGCGGAGTTTCTGGCACTCGCCGCCAAACATCTCGACACCATCGTCCCCGCCTATACCAACGGGGTGCAAGCTCAACCGACGACCTATGCCCATTATCTGCTCGCCTTCGCCTCCGTGTTCGGCCGTGACAGTACCCGCCTCAAGGAAGCCTATGCGCGGCTGAACCAAAGTCCGCTGGGATCAGCCGCACTCGGCACCTCAAGCTTTCCGATTGATCGACCGCGTCTGGCAGAATTGCTGGGATTTGACGGCGTGATCGAGAATTCCTACGATGCGACGCAACTAGGCGCACTCGACCAAGGGGTTGAACTGGTCACGTTATGCAGCAATGCCGCGCTGATGATCGGTATTTTAATGCAGGATATCCACACCCAATATCACCAACCCTATCCTTGGATCATGATTCAGGAAGGACACCTGACCGGCACCAGCAGCATCATGCCGCAAAAGCGCAATCCGTATGCTCTCAACATCTTGCGCCTGCAGGCCAGCGATATCGTGGGCGGATCTATGACGTTTCAGATAGAAGCGCACAATGTCACCCCCGGCATGCCGGATTACAAGCGTGATCAGGTCGAGAAAACGCTGGACCTGACTACGGACGCCTTCGTTAAGCTGGCCGATTTGATGGATAACCTGATCATCGACAAGCAGCGCTCACTGGAAGAAGTCGATGACGACTATTCAACCACCACCGAACTGGCTGACATCCTGCAACGCGACTCCAACATCCCGTTCCGCGTGGGCCATCACTTTGCGTCGGACTTGGTCACTTACGGCCGCATTCACAAATTCAAATCGCGCGATATTCCCTTTGACATTGTGCAACAAAAGTATGCAGAAGCTGTGAAGGCGTTTGGCTTCACCGATACGCAATTTCCGCTGACGCAGGAACGCTACAAAAAGGCATTGACGGCGCAAAACATGCTGGCGTCCAGCAAAGGATTGGGCGGACCGCAACGTAGCGAAACCGAACGCATGCTGGCAGTTGAAAACGAAAAACTGAAACAAGACGTCTCGTGGCTAAAAACCCAACAGGACAAACTTGCACGTGCGCAGGATAATCTGGATAAAACGTTCCATAAGCTCGAGAATTAA
- the metH gene encoding methionine synthase, translating to MSKPLSEPMKPDVKVISPTETHLRQLLSRRILILDGAMGTMIQQYKLSEEDYRGGPDGRFIGFQGPGRELFVKGNNELLSLTQPHIISEVHEQYLAAGADLIETNTFGATTVAQDDYHMAHLAYEMNVASARLARAACDKYSTPDKPRFVAGALGPTPKTASISPDVNDPAARNVTFDQLAAAYLEQTRALVEGGADVLLVETIFDTLNCKAALFAIDTFFEESGLRLPIMISGTVTDASGRILSGQTVPAFWNSIRHANPLTVGLNCALGAALMRPYAEELSKIADTFVCIYPNAGLPNPMSDTGFDETPDVTSSLLKDFAESGFVNIAGGCCGTTPDHIKAIADTVANIAPRQVPETTHEMRLSGLEPFTIDDSSLFVNVGERTNVTGSKAFARLILNEQYDEALAVARQQVENGAQIIDINMDEAMLDSLAAMTRFLNLIASEPDIARVPIMIDSSKWSVIEAGLKCVQGKAIVNSISMKEGEPEFIRQATLCRRYGAAVIVMAFDEKGQADTYERKIEICKRAYDILVDQVGVPAEDIIFDPNIFAIATGIEEHNNYAVDFINATRWIHQNLPYAKISGGVSNVSFSFRGNDPAREAIHTVFLYHAIKAGMTMGIVNAGMVGVYDSLPAELRERVEDVVLNRRDDATERMIEIASTLKAGAKKEEETLEWRGGTVQQRLSHALVQGITNWIVEDTEEARQELLHNGGRPIHVIEGPLMDGMNVVGDLFGQGKMFLPQVVKSARVMKQAVAHLIPFIEEEKRLDEERTGIAAKPKGKIVIATVKGDVHDIGKNIVSVVLQCNNFEVVNMGVMVPCSEILAMAKAENADIIGLSGLITPSLEEMAYVAKEMQRDPYFRSVKMPLLIGGATTSRAHTAVKIAPNYEGPVVYVPDASRSVSVAQSLLTPEQRDQYVAEIAVDYERIRVQHANKKAVPMLKLADARANRTKLEFAPVKPKFIGRRLFKNVDLATLARYIDWGPFFQTWDLAGPYPAILTDEVVGDAASKVFEEGQALLKKVIDGRWLTANGVIALLPANTVNDDDIEVYTDDTRTQVAFTYYGARQQTVKPVIDGIARPNQCLSDFIAPKSSGIADYIGLFAVTAGLGIEKYEKRFEDAHDDYSSIMLKSLADRLAEAFAEYLHERVRKDLWGYAPTEALSSEALIKESYSGIRPAPGYPACPEHTVKAAMFKVLQCEEIGMLLTESYAMFPGAAVSGFYMAHPESKYFVVGKIGDDQVNDMAKRRDVPKEEIERWMAPNL from the coding sequence ATGAGTAAGCCGCTAAGTGAGCCGATGAAGCCCGACGTCAAAGTAATCTCTCCGACCGAAACCCATTTGCGGCAACTGTTGTCGCGGCGTATCCTCATACTGGACGGCGCCATGGGGACCATGATTCAGCAATACAAGCTGTCGGAAGAGGACTATCGCGGCGGTCCAGATGGACGCTTTATCGGCTTTCAGGGACCTGGGCGCGAACTGTTCGTCAAAGGCAACAACGAGTTACTGTCGTTGACCCAACCGCACATCATCAGCGAAGTGCATGAACAGTATCTCGCCGCGGGTGCCGATCTGATCGAAACCAATACCTTCGGTGCCACAACGGTTGCGCAAGACGACTATCACATGGCGCATCTGGCCTATGAGATGAATGTCGCTTCTGCCCGTCTGGCACGCGCCGCCTGCGATAAATATTCCACGCCGGATAAACCGCGGTTTGTCGCCGGCGCGCTGGGACCGACCCCCAAAACTGCCTCAATTTCACCCGATGTCAACGATCCGGCAGCGCGTAATGTCACATTCGATCAACTGGCTGCTGCCTACCTCGAACAAACGCGGGCGCTGGTCGAAGGCGGGGCAGATGTATTGTTGGTCGAAACCATTTTTGACACACTCAATTGCAAAGCCGCCTTGTTTGCGATTGATACCTTCTTCGAAGAGTCCGGTCTGCGTTTGCCGATTATGATTTCCGGGACTGTGACCGACGCATCGGGGCGTATTTTGTCGGGCCAGACGGTCCCGGCTTTCTGGAATTCGATTCGCCATGCCAATCCGCTGACTGTCGGTCTCAACTGCGCATTAGGCGCGGCTTTGATGCGGCCCTATGCCGAAGAATTGTCAAAGATTGCCGACACCTTCGTCTGTATTTACCCCAACGCTGGATTGCCCAATCCAATGAGCGATACCGGGTTTGACGAGACCCCGGATGTCACCTCATCATTGCTAAAAGATTTTGCTGAAAGCGGCTTTGTCAACATCGCAGGCGGTTGCTGTGGCACCACGCCCGACCATATCAAAGCGATTGCCGATACTGTCGCCAACATTGCGCCGCGCCAAGTGCCAGAGACCACGCATGAAATGCGTTTGTCCGGACTTGAGCCTTTTACCATTGACGATAGCTCGCTTTTCGTCAACGTCGGTGAACGGACCAACGTCACCGGTTCGAAAGCGTTCGCCCGTTTGATTCTGAATGAACAATATGACGAAGCGCTCGCGGTAGCGCGGCAACAGGTAGAAAACGGCGCACAGATTATCGATATCAACATGGACGAAGCGATGCTCGATTCGTTAGCGGCAATGACCCGCTTTCTGAATCTGATCGCCTCCGAGCCAGATATCGCCCGCGTGCCGATCATGATCGATTCATCGAAGTGGTCAGTGATCGAGGCCGGTCTCAAATGCGTGCAAGGCAAAGCTATCGTCAATTCGATTTCGATGAAGGAAGGCGAGCCGGAATTTATTCGTCAAGCCACCTTATGCCGTCGTTACGGCGCAGCCGTCATCGTCATGGCCTTCGATGAAAAAGGGCAGGCCGATACCTACGAACGCAAAATTGAAATCTGCAAGCGCGCCTACGACATTCTGGTGGATCAAGTCGGCGTTCCGGCCGAAGACATCATTTTCGATCCGAACATCTTCGCCATTGCGACCGGTATCGAAGAGCACAACAACTACGCCGTCGACTTCATCAACGCCACCCGCTGGATTCATCAGAATCTGCCCTACGCAAAGATCAGCGGCGGTGTCTCGAATGTCAGTTTTAGCTTCCGCGGCAACGACCCTGCGCGTGAAGCGATTCACACCGTATTTCTGTACCACGCGATCAAAGCCGGAATGACCATGGGGATCGTCAATGCCGGCATGGTAGGCGTCTACGACAGCTTGCCGGCCGAATTGCGCGAACGGGTCGAAGACGTTGTGTTGAATCGCCGCGATGACGCCACCGAACGCATGATCGAGATCGCCTCAACCTTAAAGGCTGGCGCAAAGAAGGAAGAAGAAACCCTGGAATGGCGCGGTGGCACGGTGCAGCAACGGTTGTCGCATGCGCTGGTGCAAGGTATCACCAACTGGATCGTCGAAGATACTGAAGAAGCCCGACAAGAACTGCTGCATAACGGCGGGCGTCCGATTCATGTCATCGAAGGGCCATTGATGGACGGCATGAACGTGGTCGGTGACCTGTTCGGTCAAGGCAAAATGTTTCTGCCGCAAGTCGTTAAATCGGCCCGGGTAATGAAGCAAGCAGTTGCGCATCTGATTCCCTTCATCGAAGAAGAAAAACGGCTCGATGAAGAACGCACCGGTATCGCCGCCAAGCCAAAAGGAAAGATCGTCATCGCCACCGTCAAGGGTGACGTGCATGACATCGGCAAAAATATCGTTTCGGTGGTCCTGCAATGTAATAACTTTGAAGTCGTCAACATGGGCGTCATGGTGCCATGTTCTGAAATTCTGGCGATGGCAAAAGCCGAAAATGCCGACATCATCGGCCTCAGCGGCTTGATCACGCCTTCGCTCGAAGAGATGGCCTACGTCGCCAAAGAAATGCAGCGCGACCCCTATTTCCGTAGTGTAAAAATGCCGCTATTGATCGGCGGTGCAACCACCAGCCGCGCCCACACTGCTGTCAAAATCGCTCCGAACTACGAAGGCCCTGTGGTCTACGTGCCCGATGCCTCGCGCTCCGTATCGGTAGCGCAATCGCTGCTCACGCCAGAACAGCGGGATCAATACGTCGCCGAAATCGCCGTTGATTACGAGCGGATTCGGGTTCAGCATGCAAACAAAAAAGCCGTACCGATGTTGAAATTGGCCGACGCCCGGGCCAACCGTACCAAGCTGGAATTTGCGCCCGTGAAGCCCAAATTTATCGGTCGTCGCCTCTTCAAGAACGTCGATCTGGCAACGCTTGCCCGCTATATCGATTGGGGTCCGTTCTTCCAGACCTGGGATCTGGCGGGACCGTATCCTGCCATACTGACGGACGAAGTGGTGGGTGATGCAGCCAGCAAAGTCTTCGAAGAAGGTCAGGCGTTGCTCAAGAAAGTCATCGATGGTCGCTGGCTCACAGCAAACGGTGTGATCGCGTTGTTACCCGCGAATACGGTCAACGACGACGACATCGAAGTCTATACCGACGACACCCGCACACAGGTCGCCTTCACTTATTACGGCGCACGCCAGCAGACCGTCAAACCGGTCATTGATGGCATAGCGCGCCCGAATCAATGTTTGTCCGATTTCATCGCACCCAAATCCTCCGGCATCGCCGATTATATCGGCCTGTTTGCGGTCACCGCAGGTCTTGGTATTGAGAAATACGAGAAGCGTTTTGAAGATGCGCACGACGATTATTCTTCGATTATGTTGAAGTCGTTAGCGGATCGTCTGGCGGAAGCTTTCGCAGAATATTTACACGAACGCGTGCGCAAAGATTTGTGGGGCTATGCGCCGACCGAAGCGCTCTCAAGCGAAGCGCTGATCAAAGAATCCTACAGCGGCATTCGACCTGCTCCCGGCTATCCGGCATGCCCGGAACACACCGTCAAAGCCGCCATGTTCAAGGTATTGCAATGCGAAGAAATTGGCATGCTGCTCACCGAATCCTACGCCATGTTTCCCGGTGCGGCTGTATCGGGTTTCTACATGGCGCATCCCGAATCGAAATATTTTGTCGTCGGTAAAATCGGTGACGATCAGGTCAACGATATGGCTAAACGACGCGACGTGCCGAAGGAAGAAATCGAACGCTGGATGGCCCCGAATTTGTAA